The following coding sequences are from one Streptomyces venezuelae window:
- a CDS encoding dihydrolipoamide acetyltransferase family protein, with protein sequence MAQVLEFKLPDLGEGLTEAEVVRWLVDVGDVVTVDQPVVEVETAKAMVEVPCPYGGVVTARFGEEGTELPVGAPLLTVAVGAGSGGAPEEPADRAMQAAAERAAAEQTAAEQGGAESSGNVLVGYGTTAAPARRRRVRAVRVSAPPTSAPADPAPAPPTAPAPAAPASAAPPSTSPAAKAPAPGAPALDGPVPVISPLVRKLARENDVDLRSLVGSGPDGLILRADVDAAVEARRAVAQAGTSDEERTRALKAAVREDDELIRAGRHEARQRVEAGEEPRRTGLYSRHPLTGLRGLVADKMSRSRREIPEATCWVDADATELLAARKAMNDAMTDREGQKVSLLALLARISVAGLTRFPALNSAVDMEAREVRQFADIHLGFAAQTPRGLVVPVVRHAQSRSTGSINAELIRLTESARAGTLTPGELTGGTFTLNNYGVFGVDGSTPIINHPEAAMLGVGRIVPRPWVHQGELAVRHVVQLSLTFDHRVCDGGTAGGFLRYVADCVEQPAVLLRSV encoded by the coding sequence ATGGCCCAGGTCCTTGAATTCAAGCTGCCCGACCTCGGGGAAGGGCTGACGGAGGCGGAAGTCGTCCGCTGGCTCGTCGACGTCGGCGACGTCGTGACCGTGGACCAGCCGGTCGTCGAGGTCGAGACGGCCAAGGCGATGGTCGAGGTGCCGTGCCCCTACGGAGGCGTGGTCACCGCCCGCTTCGGCGAGGAGGGCACGGAACTGCCGGTGGGCGCGCCGCTGTTGACGGTCGCGGTGGGAGCGGGTTCTGGCGGGGCGCCTGAGGAGCCTGCTGATCGGGCCATGCAGGCCGCCGCGGAGCGCGCGGCCGCGGAACAGACGGCTGCGGAGCAGGGCGGTGCGGAGTCCTCCGGGAACGTGCTGGTCGGGTACGGGACGACGGCGGCACCTGCGCGGCGGCGCCGGGTGCGGGCGGTGCGGGTCTCCGCGCCACCGACTTCCGCGCCCGCCGATCCGGCTCCGGCTCCTCCCACCGCTCCGGCTCCAGCCGCGCCTGCCTCGGCCGCACCTCCCTCAACCTCCCCGGCCGCAAAGGCTCCCGCCCCCGGGGCGCCCGCTCTCGATGGGCCAGTTCCGGTGATCTCTCCGCTGGTGCGCAAGCTGGCGCGGGAGAACGACGTGGACCTGCGCAGTCTGGTGGGGTCCGGGCCGGACGGGCTCATCCTTCGGGCCGACGTCGACGCCGCCGTCGAGGCGCGCCGGGCGGTGGCACAGGCCGGGACGTCCGACGAGGAACGCACACGCGCGCTCAAGGCAGCCGTCCGGGAGGACGACGAACTGATCCGCGCCGGACGTCATGAGGCGCGGCAGCGCGTGGAGGCCGGGGAGGAGCCGCGCAGGACAGGCCTCTACTCCCGGCACCCGCTGACCGGACTGCGCGGGCTCGTCGCCGACAAGATGTCCCGCAGTCGCCGCGAGATACCGGAGGCGACCTGCTGGGTCGACGCCGACGCGACCGAGCTGCTGGCGGCCCGCAAGGCCATGAACGACGCCATGACCGACCGCGAAGGACAGAAGGTGTCGCTGCTCGCGCTCCTCGCGCGGATCAGCGTGGCCGGACTGACCCGCTTCCCGGCGCTCAACTCCGCCGTGGACATGGAGGCGCGAGAGGTGCGGCAGTTCGCCGACATCCACCTCGGCTTCGCCGCGCAGACCCCGCGCGGCCTGGTCGTTCCCGTGGTGCGGCACGCGCAGTCGCGGTCGACCGGCTCGATCAACGCGGAGCTGATACGGCTCACGGAGTCCGCGCGCGCGGGAACGCTCACGCCGGGGGAGCTCACCGGAGGCACGTTCACGCTCAACAACTACGGGGTGTTCGGGGTCGACGGTTCCACGCCGATCATCAACCACCCCGAGGCGGCCATGCTCGGCGTCGGCCGGATCGTGCCCAGGCCGTGGGTGCACCAGGGCGAGTTGGCCGTGCGGCACGTGGTGCAGTTGTCGCTCACCTTCGACCACCGGGTGTGCGACGGCGGTACGGCGGGCGGCTTCCTGCGGTACGTGGCGGACTGCGTCGAGCAACCGGCGGTGTTGCTGCGGTCGGTGTGA
- a CDS encoding NTP transferase domain-containing protein translates to MTTKEGGPYDAVVLAGGGAARLGGADKPGVRVGGRALIDRVLAACSGAGTTVVVAAPRPTVRPVVWAREEPAGGGPLAALDAGLARTTAEQVVVLSADLPFLGERTVRRLLDALAGSGADGAVLTDPDGRDQPLVAAYRRDALLRGIAALDERDGHGGGGLAGLPLRRLTGRLALTRVADPLAAFDCDTWDDIASARARIREHGNVLDEWISAVKDELGIELDVDTGALLDLARDAAHGVARPAAPLTTFLVGYAAAQAAARGGAAGGAEAVAEATRKAVALAARWADEDQQNAKPGAAQPESAQPGAAQAESEGPGAAQPKSASSAPASPGAAQPGSPRPAPAQPAPGTPPSAG, encoded by the coding sequence GTGACCACGAAAGAGGGCGGCCCGTACGACGCCGTCGTGCTCGCCGGGGGCGGCGCCGCCCGCCTCGGCGGTGCGGACAAGCCGGGGGTGCGGGTCGGCGGCCGTGCGCTGATCGACCGGGTGCTCGCGGCGTGCTCCGGCGCGGGTACGACCGTCGTGGTGGCCGCGCCGCGGCCGACCGTGCGCCCCGTCGTCTGGGCGCGCGAGGAGCCCGCGGGCGGTGGCCCCCTGGCCGCGCTCGACGCGGGGCTCGCCCGCACGACGGCGGAACAGGTCGTCGTACTCTCCGCCGACCTGCCGTTCCTGGGCGAGCGGACCGTTCGCCGGCTTCTCGACGCGCTGGCCGGGAGCGGGGCGGACGGCGCGGTGCTCACCGACCCCGACGGCCGCGACCAGCCACTCGTCGCGGCCTATCGGCGTGACGCACTCCTGCGGGGGATCGCCGCGCTCGACGAGCGGGACGGCCACGGGGGCGGCGGGCTCGCCGGGCTGCCGTTGCGGCGGCTCACCGGGCGGCTCGCCCTCACCCGGGTCGCGGACCCTCTCGCCGCTTTCGACTGCGACACCTGGGACGACATCGCGTCCGCCCGGGCGCGGATCAGGGAGCATGGCAACGTGTTGGATGAATGGATTTCCGCAGTCAAGGACGAGCTGGGCATCGAGCTCGACGTCGACACCGGCGCCCTCCTGGACCTCGCTCGCGACGCCGCGCACGGCGTGGCCAGGCCCGCGGCACCGCTGACCACGTTCCTCGTCGGGTACGCGGCGGCGCAGGCCGCGGCGCGCGGCGGAGCGGCCGGTGGTGCCGAGGCGGTGGCCGAGGCGACGCGCAAGGCCGTGGCTCTCGCGGCCCGCTGGGCGGACGAGGACCAGCAGAACGCGAAGCCGGGCGCCGCGCAGCCCGAGTCCGCGCAGCCGGGCGCCGCCCAGGCCGAGTCAGAGGGGCCCGGCGCCGCCCAGCCCAAGTCCGCGTCGTCCGCCCCCGCGAGCCCCGGCGCCGCCCAGCCCGGCTCCCCTCGGCCCGCCCCCGCGCAGCCCGCTCCCGGTACGCCTC